One Eubalaena glacialis isolate mEubGla1 chromosome 11, mEubGla1.1.hap2.+ XY, whole genome shotgun sequence DNA segment encodes these proteins:
- the PDE1B gene encoding dual specificity calcium/calmodulin-dependent 3',5'-cyclic nucleotide phosphodiesterase 1B isoform X3 gives MELSPSSPPEMLQSDCPSDLELKSAPSKKMWIKLRSLLRYMVKQLENGEVNIEELKKNLEYTASLLEAVYINETRQILDTEDELQELRSDAVPSEVRDWLASTFTQQARAKGRRAEEKPKFRSIVHAVQAGIFVERMFRRTYTSVGPTYSTAVLNCLKNLDLWCFDVFSLNRAADDHALRTIVFELLTRHNLISRFKIPTVFLMTFLDALETGYGKYKNPYHNQIHAADVTQTVHCFLLRTGMVHCLSEIEVLAIIFAAAIHDYEHTGTTNSFHIQTKSECAILYNDRSVLENHHISSVFRMMQDDEMNIFINLTKDEFVELRALVIEMVLATDMSCHFQQVKSMKTALQQLERIDKSKALSLLLHTADISHPTKQWSVHSRWTKALMEEFFRQGDKEAELGLPFSPLCDRTSTLVAQSQIGFIDFIVEPTFSVLTDVAEKSVQPMGDEDSKSKTQPSFQWRQPSLDVEVGDPNPDVVSFRSTWTKYIQENKQKWKEQAASGVTNQMSIDELSPCEEEAPASPADDEHSQNGNLD, from the exons GCTGCGCTACATGGTGAAGCAGTTGGAGAATGGGGAGGTAAACATTGAGGAGCTGAAGAAAAACCTGGAGTACACCGCTTCCCTGCTGGAGGCCGTCTACATAAATGAGACGCG GCAAATCTTGGACACGGAGGatgagctgcaggagctgcggTCTGACGCGGTGCCTTCGGAGGTGCGGGACTGGCTGGCCTCCACCTTCACCCAGCAGGCCCGGGCCAAAGGCCGCCGAGCAGAGGAGAAGCCCAAGTTCCGGAGCATCGTGCACGCGGTGCAGGCTGGGATCTTCGTGGAACG gaTGTTCCGGAGAACGTACACCTCTGTGGGCCCCACCTATTCCACTGCGGTCCTCAACTGTCTCAAG AACCTGGATCTCTGGTGCTTTGATGTCTTTTCCTTGAACCGGGCAGCTGATGACCACGCCCTGAGGACCATTGTTTTTGAGTTGCTGACTCGGCACAACCTCATCAGCCGCTTTAAG ATTCCCACTGTGTTTTTGATGACTTTCCTGGATGCCTTGGAGACAGGCTATGGGAAGTACAAGAACCCTTACCATAACCAGATCCATGCAGCTGACGTTACCCAGACGGTCCATTGCTTCTTGCTCCGCACAGGGATGGTG CACTGCCTGTCGGAGATCGAGGTCCTGGCCATCATCTTTGCTGCAGCCATCCACGACTATGAGCACACCGGCACTACCAACAGCTTCCACATCCAGACCAA GTCAGAATGCGCCATCCTGTACAATGATCGCTCCGTGCTGGAGAATCACCACATCAGCTCTGTTTTCCGAATGATGCAGGACGATGAgatgaacattttcatcaacctcACCAAGGATGAGTTTGT AGAGCTGCGGGCCCTGGTCATCGAGATGGTGTTGGCCACAGACATGTCCTGCCATTTCCAGCAAGTGAAGTCCATGAAGACAGCCTTGCAGCAGCTGGAAAG GATTGATAAGTCCAAGGCCCTGTCTCTACTGCTCCATACTGCTGACATCAGCCACCCAACCAAGCAGTGGTCGGTTCACAGCCGCTGGACCAAGGCCCTCATGGAGGAATTCTTCCGCCAG GGTGacaaagaggcagagctgggcctgCCCTTTTCTCCGCTCTGTGACCGCACTTCCACTCTCGTGGCACAGTCCCAGATTG GTTTCATTGACTTCATCGTGGAACCCACGTTCTCTGTGCTGACTGATGTGGCCGAGAAGAGTGTCCAGCCCATGGGGGATGAAGACTCCAAGTCTAAAACCCAGCCCAG CTTCCAGTGGCGCCAGCCTTCTCTGGATGTGGAAGTGGGAGACCCCAACCCCGACGTGGTCAGCTTCCGCTCTACCTGGACCAAATACATTCAGGAGAACAAGCAGAAATGGAAGGAACAGGCGGCAAGCG GCGTCACCAACCAGATGTCCATTGACGAGCTGTCGCCCTGTGAGGAAGAGGCCCCAGCCTCCCCTGCCGACGATGAGCACAGCCAGAACGGGAATCTGGACTAG
- the PDE1B gene encoding dual specificity calcium/calmodulin-dependent 3',5'-cyclic nucleotide phosphodiesterase 1B isoform X1, with amino-acid sequence MLQSDCPSDLELKSAPSKKMWIKLRSLLRYMVKQLENGEVNIEELKKNLEYTASLLEAVYINETRQILDTEDELQELRSDAVPSEVRDWLASTFTQQARAKGRRAEEKPKFRSIVHAVQAGIFVERMFRRTYTSVGPTYSTAVLNCLKNLDLWCFDVFSLNRAADDHALRTIVFELLTRHNLISRFKIPTVFLMTFLDALETGYGKYKNPYHNQIHAADVTQTVHCFLLRTGMVHCLSEIEVLAIIFAAAIHDYEHTGTTNSFHIQTKSECAILYNDRSVLENHHISSVFRMMQDDEMNIFINLTKDEFVELRALVIEMVLATDMSCHFQQVKSMKTALQQLERIDKSKALSLLLHTADISHPTKQWSVHSRWTKALMEEFFRQGDKEAELGLPFSPLCDRTSTLVAQSQIGFIDFIVEPTFSVLTDVAEKSVQPMGDEDSKSKTQPSFQWRQPSLDVEVGDPNPDVVSFRSTWTKYIQENKQKWKEQAASGVTNQMSIDELSPCEEEAPASPADDEHSQNGNLD; translated from the exons GCTGCGCTACATGGTGAAGCAGTTGGAGAATGGGGAGGTAAACATTGAGGAGCTGAAGAAAAACCTGGAGTACACCGCTTCCCTGCTGGAGGCCGTCTACATAAATGAGACGCG GCAAATCTTGGACACGGAGGatgagctgcaggagctgcggTCTGACGCGGTGCCTTCGGAGGTGCGGGACTGGCTGGCCTCCACCTTCACCCAGCAGGCCCGGGCCAAAGGCCGCCGAGCAGAGGAGAAGCCCAAGTTCCGGAGCATCGTGCACGCGGTGCAGGCTGGGATCTTCGTGGAACG gaTGTTCCGGAGAACGTACACCTCTGTGGGCCCCACCTATTCCACTGCGGTCCTCAACTGTCTCAAG AACCTGGATCTCTGGTGCTTTGATGTCTTTTCCTTGAACCGGGCAGCTGATGACCACGCCCTGAGGACCATTGTTTTTGAGTTGCTGACTCGGCACAACCTCATCAGCCGCTTTAAG ATTCCCACTGTGTTTTTGATGACTTTCCTGGATGCCTTGGAGACAGGCTATGGGAAGTACAAGAACCCTTACCATAACCAGATCCATGCAGCTGACGTTACCCAGACGGTCCATTGCTTCTTGCTCCGCACAGGGATGGTG CACTGCCTGTCGGAGATCGAGGTCCTGGCCATCATCTTTGCTGCAGCCATCCACGACTATGAGCACACCGGCACTACCAACAGCTTCCACATCCAGACCAA GTCAGAATGCGCCATCCTGTACAATGATCGCTCCGTGCTGGAGAATCACCACATCAGCTCTGTTTTCCGAATGATGCAGGACGATGAgatgaacattttcatcaacctcACCAAGGATGAGTTTGT AGAGCTGCGGGCCCTGGTCATCGAGATGGTGTTGGCCACAGACATGTCCTGCCATTTCCAGCAAGTGAAGTCCATGAAGACAGCCTTGCAGCAGCTGGAAAG GATTGATAAGTCCAAGGCCCTGTCTCTACTGCTCCATACTGCTGACATCAGCCACCCAACCAAGCAGTGGTCGGTTCACAGCCGCTGGACCAAGGCCCTCATGGAGGAATTCTTCCGCCAG GGTGacaaagaggcagagctgggcctgCCCTTTTCTCCGCTCTGTGACCGCACTTCCACTCTCGTGGCACAGTCCCAGATTG GTTTCATTGACTTCATCGTGGAACCCACGTTCTCTGTGCTGACTGATGTGGCCGAGAAGAGTGTCCAGCCCATGGGGGATGAAGACTCCAAGTCTAAAACCCAGCCCAG CTTCCAGTGGCGCCAGCCTTCTCTGGATGTGGAAGTGGGAGACCCCAACCCCGACGTGGTCAGCTTCCGCTCTACCTGGACCAAATACATTCAGGAGAACAAGCAGAAATGGAAGGAACAGGCGGCAAGCG GCGTCACCAACCAGATGTCCATTGACGAGCTGTCGCCCTGTGAGGAAGAGGCCCCAGCCTCCCCTGCCGACGATGAGCACAGCCAGAACGGGAATCTGGACTAG
- the PDE1B gene encoding dual specificity calcium/calmodulin-dependent 3',5'-cyclic nucleotide phosphodiesterase 1B isoform X2 has translation MASPVAVPRSHLQGPILRLRYMVKQLENGEVNIEELKKNLEYTASLLEAVYINETRQILDTEDELQELRSDAVPSEVRDWLASTFTQQARAKGRRAEEKPKFRSIVHAVQAGIFVERMFRRTYTSVGPTYSTAVLNCLKNLDLWCFDVFSLNRAADDHALRTIVFELLTRHNLISRFKIPTVFLMTFLDALETGYGKYKNPYHNQIHAADVTQTVHCFLLRTGMVHCLSEIEVLAIIFAAAIHDYEHTGTTNSFHIQTKSECAILYNDRSVLENHHISSVFRMMQDDEMNIFINLTKDEFVELRALVIEMVLATDMSCHFQQVKSMKTALQQLERIDKSKALSLLLHTADISHPTKQWSVHSRWTKALMEEFFRQGDKEAELGLPFSPLCDRTSTLVAQSQIGFIDFIVEPTFSVLTDVAEKSVQPMGDEDSKSKTQPSFQWRQPSLDVEVGDPNPDVVSFRSTWTKYIQENKQKWKEQAASGVTNQMSIDELSPCEEEAPASPADDEHSQNGNLD, from the exons GCTGCGCTACATGGTGAAGCAGTTGGAGAATGGGGAGGTAAACATTGAGGAGCTGAAGAAAAACCTGGAGTACACCGCTTCCCTGCTGGAGGCCGTCTACATAAATGAGACGCG GCAAATCTTGGACACGGAGGatgagctgcaggagctgcggTCTGACGCGGTGCCTTCGGAGGTGCGGGACTGGCTGGCCTCCACCTTCACCCAGCAGGCCCGGGCCAAAGGCCGCCGAGCAGAGGAGAAGCCCAAGTTCCGGAGCATCGTGCACGCGGTGCAGGCTGGGATCTTCGTGGAACG gaTGTTCCGGAGAACGTACACCTCTGTGGGCCCCACCTATTCCACTGCGGTCCTCAACTGTCTCAAG AACCTGGATCTCTGGTGCTTTGATGTCTTTTCCTTGAACCGGGCAGCTGATGACCACGCCCTGAGGACCATTGTTTTTGAGTTGCTGACTCGGCACAACCTCATCAGCCGCTTTAAG ATTCCCACTGTGTTTTTGATGACTTTCCTGGATGCCTTGGAGACAGGCTATGGGAAGTACAAGAACCCTTACCATAACCAGATCCATGCAGCTGACGTTACCCAGACGGTCCATTGCTTCTTGCTCCGCACAGGGATGGTG CACTGCCTGTCGGAGATCGAGGTCCTGGCCATCATCTTTGCTGCAGCCATCCACGACTATGAGCACACCGGCACTACCAACAGCTTCCACATCCAGACCAA GTCAGAATGCGCCATCCTGTACAATGATCGCTCCGTGCTGGAGAATCACCACATCAGCTCTGTTTTCCGAATGATGCAGGACGATGAgatgaacattttcatcaacctcACCAAGGATGAGTTTGT AGAGCTGCGGGCCCTGGTCATCGAGATGGTGTTGGCCACAGACATGTCCTGCCATTTCCAGCAAGTGAAGTCCATGAAGACAGCCTTGCAGCAGCTGGAAAG GATTGATAAGTCCAAGGCCCTGTCTCTACTGCTCCATACTGCTGACATCAGCCACCCAACCAAGCAGTGGTCGGTTCACAGCCGCTGGACCAAGGCCCTCATGGAGGAATTCTTCCGCCAG GGTGacaaagaggcagagctgggcctgCCCTTTTCTCCGCTCTGTGACCGCACTTCCACTCTCGTGGCACAGTCCCAGATTG GTTTCATTGACTTCATCGTGGAACCCACGTTCTCTGTGCTGACTGATGTGGCCGAGAAGAGTGTCCAGCCCATGGGGGATGAAGACTCCAAGTCTAAAACCCAGCCCAG CTTCCAGTGGCGCCAGCCTTCTCTGGATGTGGAAGTGGGAGACCCCAACCCCGACGTGGTCAGCTTCCGCTCTACCTGGACCAAATACATTCAGGAGAACAAGCAGAAATGGAAGGAACAGGCGGCAAGCG GCGTCACCAACCAGATGTCCATTGACGAGCTGTCGCCCTGTGAGGAAGAGGCCCCAGCCTCCCCTGCCGACGATGAGCACAGCCAGAACGGGAATCTGGACTAG
- the PDE1B gene encoding dual specificity calcium/calmodulin-dependent 3',5'-cyclic nucleotide phosphodiesterase 1B isoform X4 → MTFLDALETGYGKYKNPYHNQIHAADVTQTVHCFLLRTGMVHCLSEIEVLAIIFAAAIHDYEHTGTTNSFHIQTKSECAILYNDRSVLENHHISSVFRMMQDDEMNIFINLTKDEFVELRALVIEMVLATDMSCHFQQVKSMKTALQQLERIDKSKALSLLLHTADISHPTKQWSVHSRWTKALMEEFFRQGDKEAELGLPFSPLCDRTSTLVAQSQIGFIDFIVEPTFSVLTDVAEKSVQPMGDEDSKSKTQPSFQWRQPSLDVEVGDPNPDVVSFRSTWTKYIQENKQKWKEQAASGVTNQMSIDELSPCEEEAPASPADDEHSQNGNLD, encoded by the exons ATGACTTTCCTGGATGCCTTGGAGACAGGCTATGGGAAGTACAAGAACCCTTACCATAACCAGATCCATGCAGCTGACGTTACCCAGACGGTCCATTGCTTCTTGCTCCGCACAGGGATGGTG CACTGCCTGTCGGAGATCGAGGTCCTGGCCATCATCTTTGCTGCAGCCATCCACGACTATGAGCACACCGGCACTACCAACAGCTTCCACATCCAGACCAA GTCAGAATGCGCCATCCTGTACAATGATCGCTCCGTGCTGGAGAATCACCACATCAGCTCTGTTTTCCGAATGATGCAGGACGATGAgatgaacattttcatcaacctcACCAAGGATGAGTTTGT AGAGCTGCGGGCCCTGGTCATCGAGATGGTGTTGGCCACAGACATGTCCTGCCATTTCCAGCAAGTGAAGTCCATGAAGACAGCCTTGCAGCAGCTGGAAAG GATTGATAAGTCCAAGGCCCTGTCTCTACTGCTCCATACTGCTGACATCAGCCACCCAACCAAGCAGTGGTCGGTTCACAGCCGCTGGACCAAGGCCCTCATGGAGGAATTCTTCCGCCAG GGTGacaaagaggcagagctgggcctgCCCTTTTCTCCGCTCTGTGACCGCACTTCCACTCTCGTGGCACAGTCCCAGATTG GTTTCATTGACTTCATCGTGGAACCCACGTTCTCTGTGCTGACTGATGTGGCCGAGAAGAGTGTCCAGCCCATGGGGGATGAAGACTCCAAGTCTAAAACCCAGCCCAG CTTCCAGTGGCGCCAGCCTTCTCTGGATGTGGAAGTGGGAGACCCCAACCCCGACGTGGTCAGCTTCCGCTCTACCTGGACCAAATACATTCAGGAGAACAAGCAGAAATGGAAGGAACAGGCGGCAAGCG GCGTCACCAACCAGATGTCCATTGACGAGCTGTCGCCCTGTGAGGAAGAGGCCCCAGCCTCCCCTGCCGACGATGAGCACAGCCAGAACGGGAATCTGGACTAG